TTAAATCAGCAACCAAACGTGTTTTCTGAGAAGATATGTGGACTCCACGAATAACAGCAGTAGTTTCCATATTTTACCTTTTCGCCTTTTTATCTGCAGCATGTCCTTTAAAGGTTCTGGTCAAAGCAAACTCTCCAAGCTTATGACCAACCATATTTTCATTAATATAAACAGGAACCTGCTGACGCCCATTATGCACAGCAATTGTCAACCCAATAAACTCAGGTAGAACAGTAGAACGCCTAGACCAAGTTTTAATTGGTTTCTTGTCTCTACCAGCAACAGCTGCATCTATTTTTTTCATAAGATGAAGATCTACAAAAGGACCTTTTTTGATCGAACGTGACATATTTGTTAGCCTTTATTTGTTTTTACGTCGCTGGACAATCATATTGCTAGTCCTTTTATTACGACGAGTTTTATATCCTTTAGCAGGAGTTCCCCATGGACTAACCGGTTCACGAGCCTCTCCTGTTCGCCCTTCTCCACCACCATGTGGGTGATCAACTGGGTTCATAGCCACACCTCTAACAGTAGGACGAACACCTCGCCAACGCATAGCTCCTGCCTTTCCTATCTGTTTAAGACTGTGCTCTGAATTACCTACTTCCCCAAGAGTAGCCCGACAATCAACATGAATATTGCGAACCTCTCCAGATCTCAGACGAATTTGGGCATAAACACCTTCTCTAGCAAGCAACACAGCTGAAGAACCGGCTGACCTAGATAACTGAGCTCCCTTACCAGGACGCATCTCTATACAATGTATAGTAGATCCAACAGGTATATTTCTAATAGGCAAAGTATTACCTGCTCTG
The sequence above is drawn from the Candidatus Kinetoplastibacterium crithidii (ex Angomonas deanei ATCC 30255) genome and encodes:
- the rpsS gene encoding 30S ribosomal protein S19, giving the protein MSRSIKKGPFVDLHLMKKIDAAVAGRDKKPIKTWSRRSTVLPEFIGLTIAVHNGRQQVPVYINENMVGHKLGEFALTRTFKGHAADKKAKR
- the rplB gene encoding 50S ribosomal protein L2, which gives rise to MTILKVKPTSPGRRGLVKITGQSLHKGDPFFPLLEKQKRGSGRNNNGHITIRHKGGGHKQFYRIVDFRRDKDGIPAKVERIEYDPNRSANIALLCYADGERRYIIAPRNLEIGVTLISGADAPIRAGNTLPIRNIPVGSTIHCIEMRPGKGAQLSRSAGSSAVLLAREGVYAQIRLRSGEVRNIHVDCRATLGEVGNSEHSLKQIGKAGAMRWRGVRPTVRGVAMNPVDHPHGGGEGRTGEAREPVSPWGTPAKGYKTRRNKRTSNMIVQRRKNK